The segment CCAAGGCCCTCGCCATTTCCGTCGAGGAGCTGATCGGTCTAGAAGCTCCTCCCGCCAAGCGCGGCCCCACCCCCAAGCTCCAGCAGCAGCTCGAGCAGCTCTCCCAGCTCCCCCGAAGCCAACAGCGCTTCGTCTCCCAGATGCTCGACACCGTCCTCCAGCAGGCTGAGCGGTAGGTGGAGCACCTGGGCCTGTGGATCGGCGTTATCGCTCTGGCGATCAGCCTTTAGGCAGCGGCCCACGCCCGGCCACCGAGGCACAGCAGTTCGAGCAGCTCGTGGCCCGCATCGAGGCCGCCGCGGCTCCGCGAGGCGCCGTGGTGAAGTCGCCGGACCGGATCCGAGATCTCACCACCGGCCGACTCCGCGAAGTGGACGCTTCAATCCGCTACAAGGTCGGGACGGTCGACGTGCTGATCACGGTGGAGTGTCGTAAGCGGAGCCGAAAGGCGGACGACACCTGGATCGAGCAGCTGGCAACGAAGCGCGCGAAGCTCGGTGCCGCTAAGACGATTGCCGTCAGCGCTCGCGGCTTCTCCAGCTCGGCGCCGCAGACGGCAGCCCACCACGGCATCGAGCTGCGGACGCTTTCAGAGGTTTCGGCTGCCGAGATCGAAGACTGGTTCCTGCCCGGGGTGGTCAATGTGTTCCGGGTCTTCGACAAAGTCGAGTGCGGGGTGTTCTTGTTCGACCCGGAGGGCCAGCCTGAGCAGGCGGGCTACCCCGTCGACGCTTTCGCTCCCGTCTTCTTCTCCGACTTCATCCACTCGCCGTTTCCGGCCGCGACCTTGCTCCACCTGCTCGAGCGAATCCGGCCAGAGGAATTCACCGAGGTACCGCTCGACGGCACCAAGAAGCAAATAGTGACCGGGATCACCTGGGAGCCCGGGCAATTGAAGGCGGCCACGAGCTCAGGCCGTCGAGACGTGGCCTTCGTCGGATTCTTGGTGATCGTCTACTACGAGAGTCGTGTCTGCGAGTTGACGAGCGGTACCCACCACTCCTACTCCGGCAGCGACGGCACGGAAGTCCAGCACTCGACCTTCGAAGCCGAGATCTTCGACGGCGTGGCCACGTTCGAGTTCCAATCCACCGACGAGGGAAAGCCAGCGGGGGTGGGCTGGAGCTTCAGGCCCAAAACACCCGCGGCGGAGGCTTCCGACAAACCGTCATCGGAGGCGCCTACAAGTCAGGGCGACGAAGCCGACGGTGAAGGCCGCTGATCGAAGAGGCGCGCCACGTCGAAGTCCAGATCGGTGACGCCGACCTCCGCGCTGGTGGCCACCCGCAGCGTCACCTCGAGGTGGCGCACACCACTATCCCTCAAGATCGAGGTCTAGATTGACGTTGTGTTCCTTTGCCTTGCGTACCGCCGCCTGCCAGTCTGCCCAATGGGCGGGGTCCGCGGTTCCGCCATCCGCCAAGAGACTCATACCTCCAAGCAGCGCGCCTAGATCGTCCGACTCCGTGCGCCTGTAGATCTCCTCGAGAAAAGCGAACATGGCCGCATAGGCATCTCGTGTGGTCAGCGTGTCGCCCATTGATCCTCCTACTGCCCAGAAAGGCCCGTCTCTGGGTTGAAGACCCGAGGCATCTGGTTCAGTCCGCCATTCTGGATAACTCCATTGCGGGTCTGAACCCACATTTGAGTGCCGTCGTCCAGCGTTCGCGCGGACCAGACGTTTCCGAACCTGTCCGTGCCGAGAGTCGTTGATACATCATCCGCAATCCCCTGCAGGAGCTTCCGGCTTGCTGGCGTGTCAGCGAGGTGGCCGGGAGCGTCTCGGAAGATGTGCTGGACCTGTCCTGGCCTTTCTGGGAATCGAGCTGCCCCCCTCGGAACAACCTGTCGCCCAGCGTTCGGAGCCATCCGAACACCGTCATCAAGAAACTCTAGTCCATGGTGCGCAAAGTTGCCAGTCGTCAACCTGCGAGAACTCCGCGAGGCCACAGAGCGGCTACTACGAGCTGCCATTCTCGAAAGGCCGCTAGAGCTGACGGCTGCACTCGCTTCAACACCACCGAGGAGAAGGGCCGTGACCTCAACCGTCGTGTACTCCAGAAGCTCCACCTCGGGCCAGGCATCCGCGATTCCACAATGGAGCTCTTGGATCGCACCCTGGCAGGTTCCTGCAGGGCCCAGATATTGCTGCACCTTCGAAGAAACCCTACCGAGACCGAGTCCCTGGCTGTTGAAGTACAGACCTAGTTCCTCGCGAAGGTTGTAGTCCGGATCGACTCCAGCAAGGAAGGTCGATACAGCGTTGAATTCTGCCTGCTGTGCTTCACGAGCCCGCTGCGCTGAAGCGACGGCTAGATCCTCCCGGACCCAAGCCTGCTCCTCGCGACTCCCCCGGTACAAACCCAACGGATCTCCAAACACCACCGGCGAGTTCATCGCGAAGAGGTACTGGCTCGGCCCATCGACGTATCCCAGCGGATCCGCAGTGATGAAGCGCCCTAGCTCGGGGTCGTAGTATCGGTTGCGGAAGTAGAGGAGGCCGGTGTCTACGTCCAGGGGGCGACCGTGGTAGGAGAAGAAGTTGCCGAGGGCGGCGAACTCGACTTCGGTGGTAGAGGGTCGGGTGTAGAGCTGCTCGCTGGTGGCAGAGGTAGCCACCGATGCGGTCGTTGTGAACGCGGTGGCTAGGCCTTGGCCCGCTAGGTCCAGCGGACCAGTGGTGACTTCCACTGTGTGGTTGCCTGCCGCCAGAGGACTCACGCTACGCAGGGTGTAGCCGTCCTCTCCGAGGGTCCAAGAGATGGGGGCTCCGTCCACCAGGATGCTCTGGGCGGCAGCGGCTAAATCCACCGACTCGGAAATCTCGATCTCGAGATAGGAGTCCCGCAGATAGACCTGCTCGACCTCCGGCGCTGCACTGTCCTCCAGCAACTGCGTGGTCGTCCCAGCAGCGGGCCAATCAAAAGTTAGTGAGTACGGCGCGGCGGGCTCGTTGTCAAAGTGATCCCGCACGGCCTCCTCCCCGACCACCAAAGCCACTTCCACACCAGCGGTGGGAACCGTCTCCGGGGTCAGGACGACCCGATGATGAGCCTGGCGTCCGTCGGCGACGGGGAAGAGCGCCAGCAGCGAATGGTGGGTACCGGAAGCACTTTCTTGGAGGTAGACTTCGCCGCTGGTCACCGCTTCGAAGAAGGGCTCGGTCAAGACCTCTTCAGAGAACTCCAACCAAAGCTCTCCCGCCTTGAAGAGCACCTGGTGAACCTGGGACGGCGTGGCATCCACATGGGCCGCCATGGTGTCTCCGAAGGGTGAGTAGGCATACTTGGCTACCGGCTGACCTTGCGCGCCGGTGAGCACAACCAGGTTGCCGCTGCGGTCATAGAGCGGAGCGTAGTCCGTCTCCAGCACCCCATCCAGATTCAGGTCGCCCTCCAGCCTGACCAGCTCGTCGAGGCTCCGACCATAGGTGCGTCGCTGCCACAGCTGGCCACCGAGGGTTTCCTCCAACTCCTGCCAACCAGACCAGACCACTTCCCTCAGCGAGTCCTGCGACCGCTGGATCCGCACCCGGCGGTTGAAAGTGTCATATTCGTAATAGGCAAGCTCTACCCCTGACAAGCTCACTCGGGTCAGACGGTTGCGGAAGTCATACTCGAAAGTCAGGTCCCCTTTGCTCGTCAGATTGCCATTTGCATCCCAAGTCAGAGCTTTGCTCCCGACTGAAGCCGGCCGGTTTCGGCTGGATTCATCCGGTGGTAGGTTTTGTTCCTTCAGAGGCGCTGCCTGGACGACCTGCCGAGCCGTAAGGTTCTGGGCTGTGTCGTATTGATAGGTCGAAAATGAGGCCTGGGGCGTCAGATCTCCAGCGGAGAGCGGGCTATTGGAGGGGAGCTGGGCCATGGCATCCCGCTGTCGAGCGGCAGTCACCAATCGGCCGGCTCCATCGGTAGCAAAGAGCTCACCGGTGCGGCCAAGGTCCGCGCGCTGGGAAGCGGTGCGCAGGCCTCGGGGACTCCAACCCAGGCGCTCGTCGAAGGGACTCTGACCCGACGCTCCGGTAAACGAAACGGAGACCGGTCGGCGAGCCCCGTCATAGCTCCAGATACCGCTCAAGCCATTCCCTAGCTCCAGCCCCGCCACCAAATCCACCCCGCGGTACCCGTAGGTAGCCTGGGGCGTGAGGACTCCCCCACTCTTCGGCCCCACGACCTGCAGGCGATTGAGAGGATCGGGGATGCGGCCGAGGGTGAGGCCGGAGGGATAGCTCAGCTCGACGGCGTTGCCCACGGTGTCCCGTTGATAGCCCACGGTGCCAGCGGGACCGGTCTCGGTGAGGACGCGGCCCAGGGAGTCGTAGGTCAAGGTCGTGGTCACCGTGCCGTTGGGCGTCGGACCGCTGGTGGTCTGGACCAGGCGATTCAAGGAGTCGTAGGCGTAAGTCTCCGTCGTCGGGCCGAGGACTCCAGTGCCGAGGGCCACGGAGCGGCCGGTGAGGCGACCGGCAGCGTCGTGAGCCTGGGTCACCACGGTACCGTTGGCGTCGGTGAGGGTCGCCAGCAGATCCGCACCCTCGTAGGTCATCTGCCGCTGGGTGAGATCGGGGTAGGTGACGGAGGTGACGCGGTCCAGGGCGTCGTAGGCGTAGGTGGTGCGCTGGTCGAGGGCGTCCACGTAGCCCGTGGGCCGGCCGGCGGCGTCGTATTCGAAGATCTCGAGAATGCCTTCCGGCCGCTCCACCCGGGTCAGTCGATCCAGCCCGTCGTAGGTGAGGCTGGTGGAGTAGCCCTCCGCATCCCTCACCAACCGCGCCTGGTCGCGGGCGTCGTAGGTGGTGCGGGTGCGGTTGTCGAGGCCGTCCCGGGCTTCGATGCGGCGGCCGGCGGCGTCGTAGACGAAGTCCTCCGTCACCACCTCCGGCGGCCCGTCGGGGACGGTTTCCCGGCGGGTCACGGTGCGGGGATTGCCGGCGGCATCAAGGGTCAGCTCGACGACGTTGCCGGCAGCGTCGGCCATCGACGTCAGGCGCTCGGCGGCGTCGTAGGACCAGGAGCTCACCCGGCCCAGGGAATCGGTTGGCGAAGCCCAGCTGGAAGCGCTCGATCAGCTCCGGGTGCGCCAGCCCTCGCGACTCCAGGTAAGAAAGCGGCTCCCGGCTCTCCTGCAAGGTCTCGTGGTTGAAGCCCACAACTTGGCGCAGCATCTCCTCGTCCTCCGCGTCCGCCTCCACCAGTGCCGGCAGCATCGGCTCGGAGCTTCTCGCTTCCACCACCGCGGCCGGCGGCAAGTCGGAGCGCAGCAGCTCCACCGCGTGGCGAAAGCTGACGCCGCGGTCCCGCATAACCCAATCGATCACCGAGCCTCCAGCCTCGGCACGCCCCCAGGCAGTTCCAGAGGTTTTTGTTCGGAGAGATCACCAGCAACGGCTCCTTGTCGTCGTGGAAAGGGCAGAGCCCCAAGAGATCCGCCCCATGCCGCGACAGCTTCACTCCCCGCGCCTTCGCCAGCCGCTCCACCGACACCTCCCGCTTGATCCGCGCCACCTCTTCCGCCGGTACCCGCGCCATCCCTCAGGCCCCCTCGCCGTCGAGCCCGCGCAGCGTCACCCGCACCTCCCCCTCCCGCACCACCTCCACCCGCACCTCACTCCCCACCGAAAAGCCGGCTTCCCGCAGCCAAGGCCCCGCCAGCGGCAGAAACGGCACCGCCCGATACGGTGCCGCACCATGCCACCCCGGCGGAAAAAAGCTCGCCACCGTCAGCTTCTCCTCACGCATCCGCCGCTCCCTCCCCAGCCGGCGCCGGCGTGATCACCAGCCGACCCGGCGAAGCCGTCACCGCCACCTTCGACCCCGCCTCAAACCCCAGCTCCTCCAGCCACCGGCCCCGCAAGCGCAGGAAGGGGACGAGGCGGTCTGCCCTCCTATCACCGGCGTACTGCGAGGGGCGGGGTTGGCGGAGGGTGGAGATGGTCAGGTGACGGTGGGTCATGAGGGAGCTCCTTCCGGAGAAAAACCTGTCAAGTCCTTTCGGACAGGGAAAACTTGACTCGATAATATCCCATTTCGGAGTATCGTCAACTCCATTTCGGGAATCCGGCGGTAAACTTCATTTCATGAGCCCGGAAGAACAGACCTTCTTCGAAGAGCTGGGACTGCGTATCGCCACGCTGCGCAAGGAGCGAGGCTTGACCCAGGTACAGCTCGCTGACTTGCTCGGCTGCTCCCAGCAGCGCGTCGTTTCCCTCGAGAAGGGCCGGCGCCGAGTCCCGGTCACCGACCTCCCGGTGCTCTCCAAGGCCCTCGCCATTTCCGTCGAGGAGCTGATCGGTCTAGAAGCTCCTCCCGCCAAGCGCGGCCCCACCCCCAAGCTCCAGCAGCAGCTCGAGCAGCTCTCCCAGCTCCCCCGAAGCCAGCAGCGCTTCGTCTCCCAGATGATCGACACCGTCCTCCAGCAGGCTGAGCGGTAGTTCCATGGAGCACTTAGGGCTGTGGATCGGCGTCGTTGCGCTGGCGATCAGCCTCTACGCCGCAGGCCATGCCCGGCGCTCCGCTGCAGCTGCTGAACGCGCCGCGGACGCTGCCGACCGGTCGGCCCGGTCCGCCGAGGCCGTGGTCACCTTGAAGCGAGAGGAAGTCCGCGAGGTTTGGATCCGTCAGCTTGCAGAAGCTCTACCCGATGGGAGGCGCTTGACTCGGCTGCTCTCGGACCTTCCCGACCCACTGCGTCACGACTGGAAACAGCTGGTGACGTCGGCCGCCGGGCGCAACCCGCGGACTCCCGATGGATATTTCCAGAAGCTGTTGGAGAAGCACTCATCCGATTGGGAGCGGGCGGCAATAGGCACGTCACTGGCGACGGAGGCGAGACGATCATGACCGAAAGAAAGCAGTACACCGAAGATCAGCTCGAGATGATCGCCGACGCTATCTGGGGCACAGGCACGTTCCATCATGGTGCCAGCCTGTACAACACCCCCTGTCCCGTCTGCGGGGCCGACATCCGACTGTACGTCGATGGC is part of the Acidobacteriota bacterium genome and harbors:
- a CDS encoding restriction endonuclease, translating into MDRRYRSGDQPLGSGPRPATEAQQFEQLVARIEAAAAPRGAVVKSPDRIRDLTTGRLREVDASIRYKVGTVDVLITVECRKRSRKADDTWIEQLATKRAKLGAAKTIAVSARGFSSSAPQTAAHHGIELRTLSEVSAAEIEDWFLPGVVNVFRVFDKVECGVFLFDPEGQPEQAGYPVDAFAPVFFSDFIHSPFPAATLLHLLERIRPEEFTEVPLDGTKKQIVTGITWEPGQLKAATSSGRRDVAFVGFLVIVYYESRVCELTSGTHHSYSGSDGTEVQHSTFEAEIFDGVATFEFQSTDEGKPAGVGWSFRPKTPAAEASDKPSSEAPTSQGDEADGEGR
- a CDS encoding RHS repeat-associated core domain-containing protein, with the protein product MSSWSYDAAERLTSMADAAGNVVELTLDAAGNPRTVTRRETVPDGPPEVVTEDFVYDAAGRRIEARDGLDNRTRTTYDARDQARLVRDAEGYSTSLTYDGLDRLTRVERPEGILEIFEYDAAGRPTGYVDALDQRTTYAYDALDRVTSVTYPDLTQRQMTYEGADLLATLTDANGTVVTQAHDAAGRLTGRSVALGTGVLGPTTETYAYDSLNRLVQTTSGPTPNGTVTTTLTYDSLGRVLTETGPAGTVGYQRDTVGNAVELSYPSGLTLGRIPDPLNRLQVVGPKSGGVLTPQATYGYRGVDLVAGLELGNGLSGIWSYDGARRPVSVSFTGASGQSPFDERLGWSPRGLRTASQRADLGRTGELFATDGAGRLVTAARQRDAMAQLPSNSPLSAGDLTPQASFSTYQYDTAQNLTARQVVQAAPLKEQNLPPDESSRNRPASVGSKALTWDANGNLTSKGDLTFEYDFRNRLTRVSLSGVELAYYEYDTFNRRVRIQRSQDSLREVVWSGWQELEETLGGQLWQRRTYGRSLDELVRLEGDLNLDGVLETDYAPLYDRSGNLVVLTGAQGQPVAKYAYSPFGDTMAAHVDATPSQVHQVLFKAGELWLEFSEEVLTEPFFEAVTSGEVYLQESASGTHHSLLALFPVADGRQAHHRVVLTPETVPTAGVEVALVVGEEAVRDHFDNEPAAPYSLTFDWPAAGTTTQLLEDSAAPEVEQVYLRDSYLEIEISESVDLAAAAQSILVDGAPISWTLGEDGYTLRSVSPLAAGNHTVEVTTGPLDLAGQGLATAFTTTASVATSATSEQLYTRPSTTEVEFAALGNFFSYHGRPLDVDTGLLYFRNRYYDPELGRFITADPLGYVDGPSQYLFAMNSPVVFGDPLGLYRGSREEQAWVREDLAVASAQRAREAQQAEFNAVSTFLAGVDPDYNLREELGLYFNSQGLGLGRVSSKVQQYLGPAGTCQGAIQELHCGIADAWPEVELLEYTTVEVTALLLGGVEASAAVSSSGLSRMAARSSRSVASRSSRRLTTGNFAHHGLEFLDDGVRMAPNAGRQVVPRGAARFPERPGQVQHIFRDAPGHLADTPASRKLLQGIADDVSTTLGTDRFGNVWSARTLDDGTQMWVQTRNGVIQNGGLNQMPRVFNPETGLSGQ
- a CDS encoding SymE family type I addiction module toxin translates to MREEKLTVASFFPPGWHGAAPYRAVPFLPLAGPWLREAGFSVGSEVRVEVVREGEVRVTLRGLDGEGA
- a CDS encoding SymE family type I addiction module toxin — its product is MTHRHLTISTLRQPRPSQYAGDRRADRLVPFLRLRGRWLEELGFEAGSKVAVTASPGRLVITPAPAGEGAADA
- a CDS encoding helix-turn-helix transcriptional regulator, which gives rise to MSPEEQTFFEELGLRIATLRKERGLTQVQLADLLGCSQQRVVSLEKGRRRVPVTDLPVLSKALAISVEELIGLEAPPAKRGPTPKLQQQLEQLSQLPRSQQRFVSQMIDTVLQQAER